The Pseudomonadota bacterium genomic sequence TTCCTTCATGAACAGGACGTGCCAGAGTGGCTGTTATTTTAAAATCGTCTTTTCGCAAAATATCGGATATTTTTCTTATTACCGGCAAATCGACTACAAGACGATGTTCGTCATAATTTGCTTTTAAATAGCTTACCAACCGTGAAACATCAGGAAGATTATCCTGCGCGGTTGGCTCAGGGAGTTCAAGATACCTCTTTTCAACCGGCGGAATAAATAATCCCTTTTCCTTAAGTTCATCAAAATTCATATCCTTGATACGAGCCGTTCGCCTGGGAGTGGGCTGCATGTTAAGTACGCTTGAATCAATAGAGGATTCAACCGGAATTCTTACTTTCAGATCGCTTTTGATTTTTGAAAGGCATGCCTGACGGTAACCTTTATTTATGTCATCATCACTAAGTTTTTCTGTAATTCCTCCTTCTACTTCCCCTTCCTCAATTATAACAAGGCATTTGCCGCAAACCCCTTCACCACCACATGAAGCATTAACATGTACACCTGCTTCCATCGCAAGTCTCAAGAGGTTATAGCCTTTTTCTGCTGAAATAGTAATATTATGAGGGTAAAAAATTACCTGATGCATATATTTTTCCTGTTAAATTATTAGTAATGAAATATAATGAAACTTTAGAACCATACATCAAAACCTTATTTTAAGTCAACCTGTTCCAAAATTTTTGAAATGCAAAGTTTATTATTTATAAAATATTTTTTCTTTTTTAAAACACATAATTCTTGCCAACATAAATAGTCCATGCTAATTGGAAAAAATATATAATTTACAAAACAAGATGGGATATTATGCAACTATTTATATTTATTAGTTATTTTTTAATCCCTGTTTGATTTACTAAAAGCTTAAAAACAGGCTAAGGACAGATTAATCCAGCCTGTTATGAAGAAGGAATCATTTATATCTTAACAGGAACAGGACAAATCTGTTCCAAAAAAATTAAACTATTAACAATTAAGGAGAATTTGAAAGATGGCTTATGATGCAGTAAAAATGGCTGACTGGCAGATTTCCGAAGCAGCGGAAGTAAACATGCCGTCACCGGAACAATGGAGAGATAAACTTGGCCTTATGCCCGATGAAATTCTTCCTATGGGCAGGCTCGCAAAGCTTGATTTTCTTAAAATAATGAACCGCCTTGAGAAGGAAGATGATGGCAAGTATATTGAGGTTACAGCTATCACCCCTACACCGCTTGGTGAAGGTAAAAGCACAACTTCGGTCGGCCTTATGGAAGGCCTTGGTTTGCGTGGAAAAAATGTAGGCGGAGCTTTGAGGCAACCATCAGGCGGACCAACAATGAATGTTAAGGGAACTGCCGCAGGCGGTGGAAATGCTCTTATTATTCCCATGACAGAGTTCTCATTGGGCCTTACAGGCGACATCAATGACATCATGAACGCCCACAACCTTGCCATGGTTGCATTAACAGCGCGTATGCAGCATGAAAGAAATTATAATGACGAACAATTGGCAAGACTTACCAAAATGCGCCGTCTTGATGTTGATCCGACACGTGTTGAAATGGGATGGATAATTGATTTCTGCGCACAGGCACTTAGAAATATCATTATCGGCCTTGGCGGAAGAACAGACGGTTTTACAATGCAATCCAAGTTTGGAATTGCCGTTGGTTCGGAATGCATGGCTATCCTTTCCATAGTCAAGGATCTTGCCGACTTAAGAAAACGTCTTGATGAAATAACTGTTGCGTTTGATAAGAGCGGCAAACCGGTTACAACCGGTGACCTTGAAGTAGGCGGTGCCATGACCGCTTTTATGAGAAATACTATTAATCCCACTCTTTTAAGTACAGCCGAATATCAGCCCTGTATGATTCATGCCGGACCGTTTGCAAACATTGCTGTAGGCCAATCATCTATCATCGCGGACCGCATTGGTCTTAAATTGCATGATTACCATGTTACAGAGAGTGGTTTTGCAGCAGATATCGGATTTGAAAAATTCTGGAACGTAAAATGCCGCAACAGCGGTCTCAAACCCCATGTTTCAGTTCTAACCTCCACAATACGCGCTCTTAAGATGCATGGCGGCGGACCCAGAGTTGTAGCAGGAAAAGCACTTGATGAAGCATACACCAAGGAAAACCTCGAACTGGTTGAAAATGGCGTAGAGAACATGGTTCACATGATAGGCGTAATCCGCAAAGCCGGTATAAACCCGGTTGTTTGTGTTAACAGATTCTATACCGATACTGATGCTGAAGTTGCAGTTGTTAAAAGAGCGGCTGAGGCAGCCGGAGCACGCTGTGCCGAATCAAGCCACTGGGAAAAGGGCGGAGAAGGTGCTCTTGAACTGGCAGATGCTGTAATTGATGCATGTAACGAAGAAAACGATTTCAAATTCCTTTATCCGCTTGAGATGAAGCTTCGTGACAGAGTTGCTCTTATAGCAAAAGAAGTATACGGAGCAGACGGAGTATCATGGAGTCCTGAAGCAGAAACAAAAGCCAAAATGCTTGAAAATGATCCCAAATACGCTGACTTCTCAACAATGATGGTTAAGACTCATTTAAGCCTTACTCATGAACCGACTCTAAAGGGTGTTCCAAAAAACTGGACACTTCCGATAAGAGACATTCTGATTTATTCAGGCGCCAAATTCCTGTGCCCATGTGCAGGAACCATTAGTCTCATGCCCGGAACAAGTTCCAACCCGGCATTCAGAAGAATCGATGTTGATACAAGTACAGGAAAAGTAAGCGGACTTTTCTAGAAACTATTAGAAATATATCATAATACCATAATAAATGGGGCCCCAGGATTTTCCTGGCGCCCCATTTTTATTTTAAAATTGCAAAAATCGAATTTATGGTAACTACTTAGGTTGTTAGGTTCACAGTTTATTACCTTGAGCCCTTCATACGCAAATCCCGGTTTCTTTGTCATAGGATACACTTTTTTAGTCAATCCAAATGCCAGTCGGTAAGCCTCAATATCTTAAAAACATTCGATTTTCATCGCACCTTGAACCATGAACCATGGAACTGTGAACCTATAACCGTAAACTGCATTTATATAATAACAAGTTTTTTTACCGCATCAACCACTTCTTCCGGATCATCCATAACCTGGAGTATATCAATATCGTCTTCTGAAATCTTATTCGATTCCAGCATCCTGGATTTAATCCATTTTTTGAGCCCACCCCAATAGTCTGATCCGACAAGAATAACCGGCAGCGGCCTTATGCGGTGAGTTTGAATAAGCGTAACAGCTTCAAAAAGTTCATCTATCGTACCAAACCCACCAGGCATGATAATATATGCATAAGCATATTTTACAAACATTACTTTTCGGATAAAAAAATATTTAAATTCAAGTTTTATATTAGAATATGGATTAGGCTCTTGTTCAAAAGGCAGGATTATATTAAGGCCTACGGATTTTCCACCTGCTTCGGCAGCTCCTTTATTGGCAGCTTCCATGACACCACCGCCACCACCCGTAATTACAGAAAAATCGTTTTTCACAAAAAGGGACGCTATCAATTCAGTTTTCTTATATAC encodes the following:
- a CDS encoding TIGR00730 family Rossman fold protein, with product MEKQYLIDELSISESWRLFRIMGEFVEGIEALHELGPAVSIFGSARIKPDDPVYKKTELIASLFVKNDFSVITGGGGGVMEAANKGAAEAGGKSVGLNIILPFEQEPNPYSNIKLEFKYFFIRKVMFVKYAYAYIIMPGGFGTIDELFEAVTLIQTHRIRPLPVILVGSDYWGGLKKWIKSRMLESNKISEDDIDILQVMDDPEEVVDAVKKLVII
- a CDS encoding formate--tetrahydrofolate ligase; protein product: MAYDAVKMADWQISEAAEVNMPSPEQWRDKLGLMPDEILPMGRLAKLDFLKIMNRLEKEDDGKYIEVTAITPTPLGEGKSTTSVGLMEGLGLRGKNVGGALRQPSGGPTMNVKGTAAGGGNALIIPMTEFSLGLTGDINDIMNAHNLAMVALTARMQHERNYNDEQLARLTKMRRLDVDPTRVEMGWIIDFCAQALRNIIIGLGGRTDGFTMQSKFGIAVGSECMAILSIVKDLADLRKRLDEITVAFDKSGKPVTTGDLEVGGAMTAFMRNTINPTLLSTAEYQPCMIHAGPFANIAVGQSSIIADRIGLKLHDYHVTESGFAADIGFEKFWNVKCRNSGLKPHVSVLTSTIRALKMHGGGPRVVAGKALDEAYTKENLELVENGVENMVHMIGVIRKAGINPVVCVNRFYTDTDAEVAVVKRAAEAAGARCAESSHWEKGGEGALELADAVIDACNEENDFKFLYPLEMKLRDRVALIAKEVYGADGVSWSPEAETKAKMLENDPKYADFSTMMVKTHLSLTHEPTLKGVPKNWTLPIRDILIYSGAKFLCPCAGTISLMPGTSSNPAFRRIDVDTSTGKVSGLF